CCGCCCGACGCTCCCGGTCGCCGCGACGGTTACGGCTTCGATCGTCGACCGTTCGGAAGTCCCGTCGTTCGCACCTCGCGAAAATCACGGGGCGTGCAGAAACGACTCAATGTGCAGAAATGTTGCCACTTAACTGAACATACGTGGTCGGAGGTGCGGACGAGTCGATAACTATATCAAATATCGTTATGCCACTACTACGCATGGTGCTGGAACTTTCAACGGGGAGTACCGTCGCGATCCTCGCGATGGTCGTCCTCCCGATCGTGACGCTCGTATTGTACTGGCTCGACCGGACGCAGAACGACGGCTACGTTTCCGTCCTGGGGAGGCGGTAACGTGGTGTCGACGCTGCAACTCACGTTCGGCGCGTATCTGCTCGTCCTGCTCGTCATCGGCGCGTACTTCTTCCTCACGACGGAGACGAATCGGCTCTCGGATTACTTGCTCGCGGGGCGAGACGTCGGGACGTGGCCGGTCGCCATCTCGGAGGTTTCGTCGGTCGCCAGCGGGTGGACCTTTTTCGCCTGGGTCGGCGTCGGGTTCACGGTCGGTCTCAACGGGCTGTGGTTCTCGATAACGATGATCTTCCTCGTCATCTTCATGTACCGGTACGTCGGCTCTCGGTTCCGCCGTCAGTCCGAGGACCTCGGTAGCATCACGATCGCCGACCACCTCTCGCTGGCGGTCGCGGACGAGCGGCTCAGCACGTACATCCGCGTCGTCGCGACGCTCTCGATCCTCGTCTTCATGGGCGCGTATATCGGTGCGCAGGTCATCGCGGTCGGCGAAGCGATGGATACCGGGATCGGAATCAACTACGGGATCGCGATCGCCGTCGGCGGCGTCGTCGTCGGCCTATACACGATGCTCGGCGGATTCAACGCCTCCATCTGGACCGACGTCTTTCAGGGAATCCTCATCTTCGTCGCTGCGGTGACGCTTCCGGTACTGATGATCGCCGAAATCGGCGGCTGGTCGGCGTTCGTCGCCGAGGCGGCGGCGGTCGACGACGGGGCGCTGTTCGACATGACCGGCGGTCTCGCCGGACAGGCTCTGCTCATCGGGACGCTCGCGTGGGTGACCTTCGCGTTCGGGACTATCGGTCAGCCTCACTCGCTGATGCGTCTCCAGGCGATCCGGTCCGAGCGACTGCTCAGTCCCGCGGCGACCATCGCGGTCGCCTTCCAGTCGCTTCGCCTCACGGTTCCGCTGTTCATCGGCGCGGCCGGCCGCGTGCTCTACGGCTCCGTCGAAAACCCGGAGAACGTCGCGATGATGGCGATCGTCGACTTCTTCCCGGCGATCATCGCCGGGATCCTGCTGGCGGCGATCGTCTCCGCGATCCTCTCGACGTCCGACTCGATGCTGCTCGTCGCATCGTCGGACTTCACGCGGTTCTACGAGGAACAGATCGATCCGGACGCGAGCCAGGCGCAACTCATCCTGCTCGGTCGGGGAGCGGTCGGCGTCCTGGCGCTCGGCGGGGTCGCCCTCGCCTTCGTTCGGCCCGGGACTATCTTCGAGATCATCGAGTTCGCCTACGTCGGCCTCGGCGCGACGTTCGGACTGCCGTTGCTGTTCATGCTGTTCTGGGAGCGGACGACCGGCGAGGCGATCCTGGCCGGCATCGTCTCCGGACTCGTGGTGTCGATCGGCAACCTGTACTTCGCCGGGGACTACTTCCCGATCTTCGTCTGGCCCGTCTGCATCGCGGTGATCGTCGGCGTCACGCTCGCGACCTCGAGCACCGGCGCCGACGTCGCCGAGGTGCCCGAACCGACGTCGGCCGGGAGACAACCTGCGGACGACTGACGCCGCGGCGTCCGTTCCGAGAGGCGTCTCGAGATGCCGGGTCACTTTTGCGTTCGCCGCGCGGACGCAGACGTAGATGCTGACGAAGGACCTGCTCCGCGTCTCGCGAGCTGGCGGCGGCTATCACCCCCGGTTCGCGGGCCGCGAGCACCGTCCGCTCGCCGCCCGCGTCATCGGCACGTACCAGGGACACGTCGGGAAGCCCCGCGAGGAACTCGAGGCCGCCCTCACGGATCTCGAGCGCGATGCGGACCACTTCAAACTCGTGCGCGGCTTCTCGGCGCTGCTCGAGCGCGACGCGACCTTCGAGACCGAGGCGGCGGTCGAGCCCGAACGTGCCCGGAAAGCTGCGTTCGAGGCGGCCGAAGCCGTCGGCGTCGTCACCGAGGACGAGCGGGCGATGGCGCTCGTTCGCGCCGCCGAGGGGCTCGACCTGTCGGCCGACGACCTCGAGCGGGCGCTGTACGCCGACCTCAAGGAACGCCAGGTCCTCGATACGGTCGAGCCGCGGTGGGACCCCGACGGCCTGGTCGCCCAGTACAACCTCTCGCTGGCCCAGACGGCGCTGTTCGACGCGACCGAACTGCGGGTCCGCTCGAGCGATCCGAAGGCGCTGGTGTCGGCGATCAAGCGGCTGCGGCTGATGTACGAGATCCGGCAAACCGACGATGCTATCGGGCCGAGCGACCGCGAGGTCGTCGTCACCGGACCAACCCACCTCTTCCGGGCGACCCGCCGGTACGGCACGCGCTTCGCCCGCGTGCTGCGGACGATCGCGACGGCCGACGAGTGGCGTCTCGAGGCGACGATCGACGACCGCGGCACCGAGCGCACGCTCTCCCTCTCCGACGAGAACCCCGTCCGGGTTCCGAACGCCGAACCCGTCGCCGACGTCTCCTTCGACAGTAGCGTCGAGGCCGACTTCGCCGCCCGGTTCTCGAGTCTCGACCTCGACTGGGACCTCGTGCGCGAGCCAGAGCCTCTCGCGACGGGAACGCGGGTGATGATCCCGGACTTCGCGTTCGACTATGAACACGGCGAGTTCCGCGTGTTCTTCGAAATTATGGGCTTCTGGACGCCCGAGTACGTGGCAAAGAAGCTCGGACAGCTCGAGGGGCTCGAGGACGTCGAACTGATCGTCGCCGTCGACGAGTCCCTCGGCGTCGGCGAGGAGATCGCGGCGCGGGATTTCCGGGCGATCCCCTACTCGGGCTCGGTCCGGTTGAAGGACGTCGCGGACGTCCTCCGGGAGTACGAACGCCAACTCGTCGCCGAGAGCGCGGCCGCGCTCCCGGACGAACTGCGACCCGACGACGACGTCGTCTCTCTCGAGGCCCTCGCCGCCCGCCGCGGCGTGAGCGAGGACGCGCTGGCGGACGTCTCGTTCCCCGAGCACGAACTGGTGGGACGGACCCTAGTACGACCGGCGGTGCTCGACTCGCTCGGCGGCGAGATCGAGGCGGGAATATCGCTCTCGGAGGCCGAATCGGCGCTCGAGGCGTGCGGAATCAGCGACTCGAGTGCGATCCTCGCCGAACTCGGCTACCGCGTCGAGTGGGAGGGGCTCGTCGGGGGGACGGTGATCGAACGGGAGTAACCTGGGTGCGTACCCTCCGGCGCAGCGCCCTCAAGGGGTCAGCACGGTCTTGATGCACTCGTCTTCCTTCTCGTTAAACGTCTCGTACATCTCCGGGCCCTCGTCGAGCGACGCCTGGTGACTGATGACGAACGAGGGGTCGATCTCGCCCGCTTCGATCTTCTCGAGCAGCGGATCGAGGTAGCGCTGGACGTGCGTCTGTCCCGTCTTCACCGTCAGCGACTTGTTCATTACGGGACCGAACGGGAGGTTGTCGGAACGCCCGAGGTAGACGCCGGGAACCGAGAGCGTCCCGCCCTTCCGGCAGCACTTGATCGCCTGTCGGAGCACGTGGGGACGGTCCTCCTGGAGGTGCATTTCCTGTTTGACCTGATCGGCGAAGCCGAGGAGGCCCGTGCCGTGGGCCTCCGTTCCGACCGCGTCGATACACCGGTCCGGCCCGCGATCCCCGGTCATCTCCATGAGTCGATCGTAGACGTCGTCCTCCTCGAAGTCGATCGTCTCCGCGTCGCCGTGTTCTCGCGCCATCTCGAGGCGCTCGGGGATCCGGTCGATGGCGATCACTCGCTCGGCGCCGAGCATCCAGGCGCTCTGGATGGCGAACTGGCCGACCGCCCCGCAGCCCCAGACCGCGACCGTGTCGTTCTCCTCGATCTCGGCGTTCTCGGCGGCCATGTACCCCGTCGGGAAGACGTCGGAGAGGAACAGCACTTGCTCGTCCGGAAGGCCGGAGTCGACCTTTACCGGCCCGACGTCGGCGTACGGGATCCGCAGGTACTCGGCCTGCCCGCCGGCGTAGCCGCCCAGCATGTGGGAGTATCCGAACAGGGCGGCCGGCGAGTGGCCCATCATCTTCCGGGCGATTTCGGCGTTCGGGTTCGAGTTGTCACAGAGGGAGTACATGTCGTTCCCGCAGAACCAGCAGGAGCCGCAGCTGATCGTGAAGGGAACGACGACGCGGTCGCCCTCTTCCAAGGTTTCGACCTCGTCGCCGACTTCGACCACCTCGCCCATCGGCTCGTGACCGACGATGTCTCCCTCCCGCATCGATGGCATGTAGCCGTTGTAGAGGTGGAGGTCGGAGCCGCAGATGGCAGTGGCCGTGATCTCGATTATCGCGTCGTTCGGGTTGACGATCTCGGGCTTCGGAACCTCGCTGACGCGGACGTCCTGTTCGCCGTGCCAGGTGAGCGCTTTCATCGTGCCATCCATTGTGTATCCACGTTCGCAACCCTCACCCAGCTTTCAATTAAATAGAACCCCTGTTTGTGCAGTAGATTGAACGAATCCCTGAGCGAGAGTCGCCGAATCACGCCGCTCGAAGCCGCACCAGCACGTCGTCCCGATCGCGGGGAAACGAATCACCATCATCGAGCCCCGGCCCGCCGTCGTGGTTCGATGTGACCGCCAGCACGTCGCCGTTCGGCGCTTCCGTCACGTGTCGAATCCGTCCCAGTTCGTCGTCCAGCACGCGATGGGTGGTGGCGGTGTACGCACCGTCGAGCCACGCGTCGTCGTACCGCCTGGACGCCCCGTCCAGCGGCGGTTCCTCGGCGTCGGACGGCAGCAGGGTGACGACGGTGAGATGCGTCTCCTGGAGACTCGCGACCAGTAATCGGTGTCGCCACGCGGGAATCGCGTCGCCCTCGTAGAAGACGCAGCCGCCGGGCGCCCAGGTCAGCTCCGGCCCGGTGTTCACCAGCGGCGGCTCGAAGGCGTCGTGATCGTCGTAGCTCTCGTACTCCTCGTCGTCGGGGCCGCCCTGGACGACCGGCCAACCGAAGTTCGCGCCGGGCTGCAGTCGCTGAATTTCGTCCCGCCCGGTCGGCCCGTGGTCCGTACAGAGCGGCGTCTCGTCGGGCAGCCAGGCGAATCCCTGGGGATTGCGGTGGCCGTAGGTGAACACCCGCGGATCGGCATCCTCGAGGTCGGGATTCGCGGCCGAGGGCTCGCCGTCCGGCCCAACTCGAAGAATCGTTCCGCCGAGTCGACCCGGGTCCTGCGCGGGATCCTCCTCGGAGGTCCCGTCGGTGATCCAGAGGTCGTCCTCCGGACCGAACGCGATACGCCCGCCGATCGTGTGGTGGCCCTCCATTCCCTCGACGAGCACCTCGAGCGTCTCGAGCGGGTCGTCCGCGGTCGCGTCGAATCGGCCGACGCGGTTGTCCTCGCTCGAGCCGTAGTAGACGTAGACGAACGCCGGGTCGGGATAGGACGGGTGGACGGCGACGCCCTGCGCGTGGTCGCCCGGCAGGTCCCGCCGATCCTCGTCCGAGACGTCCGCCGCGTCGAGCGGGTCGCCTCCAGCCTCGAGCACCGCCTCGGTCTCGAACCGCAGCAGGCGCCCCTCGCGTTCGGTGACGAAGAGGTCGTCCGTCGGAGTGAACGCAAGGTCCCAGGGGACCGTCAGGTCGGTGACGAGCGGCTCCGGTTCGACGGACGGCTCGAGCGGGGATCCCGTGGGATGCTCCCAGTCCGGCTCCTGGTCCGCGTCACCGTCGTCCGCCGGCGCGGAGTCGTCGCTCGGTTCCCGTTCTTCGCCCCCGTCGTCGGACAACGACGTGCAACCCGCGAGCGCAGCCGCACTCGTCGCTGCGAGAAATACCCTCCGGGACGGCGGCTTACCGTTCTCTGACACGGTTACCCGTTGGCTGACCGTTCAGAAAAATCACCGGTTAGATGTCATCAAAGTTACTGCTGTACTCGAGAAACGAGGGGAAGCGGTACGGTATTCGGGGTCGTCGATCCGGTCGCTACAGCTCCCGCTGTCGTCCCTTCGGCACCATCGAGCGCAGTTCGCCGTGAACGTACAGACCGACGCCGAGGGGTTCGCGCTCGCCGGCGACCTCGTGGGCACCGACGAGATACCCCCAGTCGCCGTCCCACCACTCGAGGTCCTGATCCTCGCCGGCGGCGAACCGTCTCGCTTCCTCGCGCTCGAGGTCGATCACGCAGTCGGTCGCGTACCGACCGAACCGCTGGACGAAGTCCGTCGTCGGCTTCCAGTGTTCCTGGCGGGTGCGCAGGCAGGTCATCCCGATCGCCTCGATCGAGAGCGGCGTCGGCGCCTCGCCCCGGTAGATCCAGATCTTGCCGGCACCCTTCTCCCAGAACGTGTAGTCGTCGAACGTCTCCAACGGGATGCCGAAGCGGTCCGCGAAGTAATCGACGACCTCTTCGCGGCTGACTCGACCCTCGACGGTTCGCTCGGACGGGGTTTCCGGCAGCCGATCGAATCGCTGCCCGTCGTTTTGCTCGAGGTCCGCGTCGTCCGCGCGTTCGTCCGCCATCAGGCGGTCACCTCCAGCTTCGCCACGAAGAACCCGCCGGTGTCGTTCTGGTGGGGGTAGATCCGCGCCGCCCGCTCGAGGCTCGAGTCGTACGTCTCCTCGTTCCACTCGGTAAGCCCCGTCGAGCGCTCGAGTCCGATGTCGAAGTCGACGACGCGGCAGTTCTCTTCGTTGAGAGCGTGCTGGACGACGGCCTCGTTCTCCTCGGGCGCGAACGTACACGTCGAGTAGACGACCGTCCCGCCCTCGCGGGTGGCCTGGATCGCTCGGCGGAGGATTCCCTTCTGGATACCCGCGACGGAGGAGACGTGGCCCTCGGACCAGTTGTCGAGCGCGTCGGGGTTCTTTCGGATCGTTCCCTCGCAAGAACAGGGCGCATCCACGAGCACGCGGTCGAACTCGTCGAAGTCGAACCGCTCGAGCGAGTAGTTGCGGGCGTCGTCGTTCGTCACGGCGAGACTCGTCGCGCCGAGCCGTTCGGCGTTAAAGCGCAGCGCCGAGATTCGACCGAGGTTGTTGTCGTTCGCGACGACGGTGCCGCGGTCGTCCATCAGCGCCGCGAGCTGGGTCGCCTTCCCGCCGGGTGCGGCACAGCAATCCCAGACGCGCTCGCCGGGTTCGGGGTCGAGGACGACCGGCGGCACCGCCGACACCTCCTCCTGGCCGTGGGTGAAGCCGTGAAACGACGTCCACGTCGAGCCCGGCGAGTCGGTCTCGAGTCGCAGGACGCGAGGGTTCCAGTCGGCCTGTTCGTAGTCGGCGCCCTCCTCCTCGAGGGCGGCCGTCGCTCGCTCGACCGAGGACTTGATCGTGTTTACGCGGACCGCGTTGCCGAGCGGTCGGTCGCAGGCCGCGAGAAACGCCTCGAAATCGTCGATGATCGGTCGATACCGCTCGAGTGGCTCCATCGCCTCGTGGTTCGATCGCCTGTCGCTTGTGGGTTTCGAAGCGCCAGCACCGACGGCAGTCCCGTGCGAGCCGCCGGCGTCGTCTTTATGCCACTCTCTCGCAATTGTCACCGTATGGCAGCGATTCAGCTCCAGGGACCCGAGATAACGCTCGAGAACCCGACGCTCGTCGAGGGGTTTCCGGGAGTCGGACTCGTCGGCAAGATCGCGACCGACCACCTCGTCAGAGAACTCGAGATGGACTACTACGCCAGCGTCGACTGCGACGGACTGCCGCGGATCGGCGTTTACCGGGGTGGTGACGGACAGGTACTGCCCCCCGTTCGAATTTATGTTAGCGAGGAGCACGACCTGTTCGCGCTCCAGAGCGACGCGCCGATCGGCGCTAACGCCGTCGACAGCGTCACCAACTGCGTGACCGGCTGGATCGCAGAGCGAGGAGTTCGTCCGATCTACCTCAGCGGGCTCCCCACCGAACGCGACGGACAACCGTCGCTGTACGGCATCGCTACCGGCGATGAGGCCGAGACGCTCGAGGAACACGGCATCGACGTCCCGCCCGAGGACGGCGTCGTCAGCGGTCCGACGGGAGCGCTGCTCAACCGCGCCGCACAGCGGGGGGACGACAGCCTCGGACTCATCGTCGGCTCCAGCCGGCAGTTCCCCGATCCGGAGGCGGCGAGCGTCCTGCTCGAGGAGGGGATCGCACCGATCACGGGCGTCTCGATCGACGTCTCGGACCTCGTCGACCGCGCGGAGGAGATCCGAGAGAAACGGGAACAGTTCGCACAGCAGATGCAGGAGATGAGCCAGGACGAGAGTTCCCAGGCCCAGCCGTTGCGGATGTACCAGTGACTGCTCCCGCGGCTAACGCCGTGGGCTTTCGTCTCGGTTATCCGGAATCAGCAGCCGCGTTCCCGTCGCGAGCGGTTCCGGTTCGCACGCGAGGTCGACGCTTCGAGGACGACACCGTCCTCGCAGGAAGCAGCGCACTCGAGCGCGAGCGGCCCTGGAATCGGCCGTGCGAGCAACGACCCTCGCTCCCGAACCGTTGATCGCAACCCAAACCCATTTTCGCGCGCTGTTCCTCCCTCCGCACATGGGAATCGAAGACGCGGAAGCGATCGCGCCGGGAACGTGTCCGACCACGAACGGAATGCCGATGATCGGGCTCGGAACCTGGCAGAACGACGACTCCGACGAGTGTGCCGAGAGCGTTCGAAACGCCCTCGAGACGGGCTATCGCCACATCGACACGGCGCAGGCGTACGACAACGAGTCGGCCGTCGGCGAAGGGATCGCCAGCGCCGACGTCGACCGGGAGGACGTCTTTCTCGCGACGAAGATCTGGACCTCGAACCTGGCGTACGACGACGTTCTCGAGACGGCCCGGGAGAGTCTCGACCGACTCGGCGTCGACGCCGTCGACCTGCTGTACGTCCACTGGCCGGCCCGGACGTACGACCCCGAGGGGACGCTCGCGGCGTTCTCGGAGCTGTACGACGAGGGTCTGATCGAGAACGTCGGCGTGAGCAACTTCCTCCCGGAGCAACTCGAAGCGGCCATCGACATCTGCGACGCGCCGATCGTGGCGAACCAGGTCGAACTGCACCCGCTGCTCCAGCAGCCGGAGCTTCGCGAGGCCTGTGCGAACTACGATGTCGACGTCGTCGCCTACTCGCCGCTGGCCCGCGGCGCGGTGTTCGACCAGCCGGAGATCCAGAACGTCGCGGCCAGACACGACGTCAGCGAAGCGCAGGTGAGCCTCGCCTGGCTGCGCGAGAAGGGCGTCACCGCGATTCCGAAGGCGACGGGCGAGGAGCACCTCCGCGACAACTGGGAGTCGCTCGCGCTGGAACTCCACCGGGACGATATCGACACGATCGACTCGATCGGCGAGACCAAACGCGAGGTCGATCCCGAGTTCGGTCCCTGGAACTGAGACGTCGGTATACCTCTCGACTGGAGAGAATAAGCAGGAAAGCTTACGGTTCAGTAGTTTTTTGCGTTCCGTATGTCAACTCGCTCACGCCGTAGCGGCGGTGGTGGGGTCGTCGGTGCGGTCAGGACCGACGTCCAGCGGTTACACGGCGCCTGGATGGAACTCGTCTTCCCCAGGCAGCGTGGCCGCGGCCACTCCGTCATGGGAAAGTGGAAGCCCGAAACGCTCGTACAGAAGTTCGGCTACTACTGCTGGGGTGCGCTCGGTGCACTCGGCCTCGTCCTGCTGTATCCGCTCACTGTCGTCGGCCTCGCAACCCGGTACTACGCCACGAAACTCGACTCGACCAGGACCAGACTCGGTATCGCCGGCGTCACCGCGATCTCGCTTCTCGCCTGGGGAACACTGACAGTTATCGCACACATTCAGCTCGAGTTCGGACCGTTCCTGGCGATCGCAGCGGCGAGTGCGGTGGCGACCGTCTCGACGACGCTCGCCGCCGTCTGCTCGAAATTCGGGGGCCGCGCCGTCTCGGTCCTGTTCGCGTACCCGTTCGCGATGACGGCGCTGTTCCTGCCGCCGGTCGTCGCCGCGCTCGTCACGCCGTCGCTCGAGGGAATCGTCCTCGAGCCCAGCTACGAGTTCGCCGTCTGGGCGCTCGACAACGTCCTGGTCGTCGGCGGACTCAACGAGTTCCTCCGGGCGAACTACGAACTCGAAGGTGCGGCGTACGCCGCGATGTGGCTGGGCGTTTCCTTCCCGCTCGGCTGGTTCTTCGGACTGGTCGTCGCGCTGGCGAACCTCGTCCGCCCGTCGCAATAGACTGCGACGCGCGTCGGTAACGTGTTCGTCTTTCTGTCACTCCTCGCGAGCGAACTGCCGGTTCCGCACCTCATTTGGGAATCCGAATCGAACCGTCGGGCATGGAGTTCGATCTTCCAACGACGGCGGCGACGTTTATCGCACTGATCGCGATCAGCATCGTCGGCATGCTCGTTTCGAACGTGATGGCGACGGATACCGTCCTGATGATGGTCGCGCCGTCGATGGTGCTCTTCGGCGCGATCATGCTCGTTATCGGCATGAAGTACGGCGAGCACCGGGCGACCCTGTAACCGCCGACTCGGGGCTCGATCGGCGGAGACGGATCGGATCGTTCGCGTGATCGACGTCGGAGCGAAGTCGTCTCATTCGTCGGCGTACTGCAGAAAATCGATCGAATCGCTGGTGTGAGAGCGGTCGGCCGTCCGTCTACATGTAGCCGAGGTCGCGCAGGCGTTCCATCAGGTCCTCCTTGTCCTGGGCGCGGCCCGCGCGTTCGGTCGTTCCCTCGAGGTCCTGGAGCCAGGCGGGGTCGTCCACCGTCTTCTCGGTGCTGATCTCGCTGCCGAGCGAGCGGAACCCTTCCCAGTACTTCGGCGAGACTGGGGTGTCCTCGGGCTCGAGGTCGTTGGGCAGGTCGTCTTTCCCTTCCGGGACGTAGCCCTCGTCCGGGAACTCCTCGACGGTGTCCGGAACGACGAAGTTCCAGAAGGCCTCCCAGACGGCCGCCTCGTCGAACTGCAGGATGGGCTGGACGCGGTCGTGGGGCGGGTAGATGTCGGGGTCGTGGCGCGGCGAGAAGAACGTCTCGTCGGCGCGGGCCTCCTGTTCGTCCCAGCGGACGCCCGAGAGGATGCCGTCGACGTCGTACTCCTCGAGCGCGTCGTTGAGCGCCACCGTCTTCAACAGGTGGTTGCCGGCGTAGGTGTCGAGCAGGAACGGGAAGGTGTCCTCCTCGTACTCGAGGATGTTGTCGACGTGGTGCTGGTTGTGCTCGGAGAGTTCGTCGACCGGAATGTCGTCGCCGGGCTCTAAGTCGTTCGCCTCGACGTACTCGCCGATGTCCTCGTTGCGCGCGTAGATCACTTCGAGGTCCCACTTCTCGGCCCAGTTGTCGACGAAGTCGTGGATCTCGTCGAAGTGCTGGTAGTGGTCGATGAAGATCGCCGGGGGTACTTCGAGGTCGTAGCGCTCGGCAACTTCCTTGACGAAGTAGAGGACGAGCGTCGAGTCCTTCCCGCCGGTCCACATGACCGCGGGGTTCTCGTACTGCTCGAGTCCCTGCCGGGTTACTTCGACCGCCTTCTCGATCTTGTCGTTGATGTGCGGGTAATCCTCGGGGTCCTCGCCGTCACCGTCGTCGTAGTTGACGTCGACGTAGTCGGGAAAGTTCTCGGTCATCGTACTGTAATTAGATATAATTAGGACGGTTAAACCGTTTTTGGGACCGGAAACCTCTGACGGAACCTCGGACGGGTCGTATCACCCACACGACCACTCTGTAAACGATCCCACGGGAATTTCGTCGCTCCGGCGCTCGAGACGTCAGCTACCGCTCCGAACCGGCCAGAAATTCAAGAAACAAACTATTTATATATTTTTGATGGGTATGGCAGTCCATGATAGACGGTGTTGCGATCGGTCTCGTTCTCGGCGGCGTCGTACTCCTGTTCTCCGGCGCCGCGCTCTCGGTGTACGGTGTCGTGATCCTGGGACTCTTCCTCGGCGGCGGCGGCGGCTACCTCGTCGGTCCGTCGGTCGGCGGCGCGCTCGGTCTCGAGGGCGTGGCGGCCGCCGGAGCACCGGTCCTCCTCGGCGCGCTCGCGGGTGGCCTCCTCGGCTACCTGCTGCTGTCGGCTGCGGTCGCCCTGATGAGCTTCGTCGTCGGGACGATTCTCACGATGGCCGTGGTCGCACCGGCCGTCCTGGAGCAGCAGTGGTACCTCGAGTGGGGTGTCGCGCTCGCCGCCGGCCTTGTCGCCGCGTTCCTGGGGATGCTCCTCACGAAGTGGACGATGGTCGTGATCACCGCGATCGTCGGGGCTGCGTTCGCCTCCCGGTCGCTGACGCTCGAGCAGTTCGCCGCCGCACAGCAGTCGCTGACGCTCGACCCGCTGCTGTTCGAGGTCACCTCGCCGCCGTTTCTGGGACTGGTCGCGCTCGGCGTCCTCTCGCAGTTCGGCCTGTTCAAGTTCGGCTACGTAACGCGGATCGCACGGCTGCTGCCGGGCGCAACGGTGCTTCCCGGTCGCCGTCGCGAGGAACCGGAGCCGACGGGATAACGCGGTCGTACCTCGTCGGCCGTCGACCGCACGGAAAAGAGAATTCGATCGCTACCAGTGTCGTCCGTCCCTCGCC
This DNA window, taken from Natronococcus sp. CG52, encodes the following:
- a CDS encoding DUF7333 family protein, with protein sequence MEFDLPTTAATFIALIAISIVGMLVSNVMATDTVLMMVAPSMVLFGAIMLVIGMKYGEHRATL
- a CDS encoding phosphate ABC transporter permease; this translates as MIDGVAIGLVLGGVVLLFSGAALSVYGVVILGLFLGGGGGYLVGPSVGGALGLEGVAAAGAPVLLGALAGGLLGYLLLSAAVALMSFVVGTILTMAVVAPAVLEQQWYLEWGVALAAGLVAAFLGMLLTKWTMVVITAIVGAAFASRSLTLEQFAAAQQSLTLDPLLFEVTSPPFLGLVALGVLSQFGLFKFGYVTRIARLLPGATVLPGRRREEPEPTG
- a CDS encoding phosphoadenosine phosphosulfate reductase family protein encodes the protein MTENFPDYVDVNYDDGDGEDPEDYPHINDKIEKAVEVTRQGLEQYENPAVMWTGGKDSTLVLYFVKEVAERYDLEVPPAIFIDHYQHFDEIHDFVDNWAEKWDLEVIYARNEDIGEYVEANDLEPGDDIPVDELSEHNQHHVDNILEYEEDTFPFLLDTYAGNHLLKTVALNDALEEYDVDGILSGVRWDEQEARADETFFSPRHDPDIYPPHDRVQPILQFDEAAVWEAFWNFVVPDTVEEFPDEGYVPEGKDDLPNDLEPEDTPVSPKYWEGFRSLGSEISTEKTVDDPAWLQDLEGTTERAGRAQDKEDLMERLRDLGYM